CCACTGGCCGCACGCCATGCTGGGCGGCAGCACCCACGACACCAAGCGCGGCGAGGACACCCGCGCGCGCATCCATGTGCTGTCCGAACTGCCCCAGACCTGGGCCGCGTACCTGAGCCGCTGGTCACCACTGATTCGCGGCCTGGAAACCGAACTGGAGCTGGGCCCGGCCCCCACCCGGCTGGACACCTACGTGTTTCTGCAAAACGCCCTGGGCGCCTACCCGCTGGGCGGCAACCTGGAGGGTTTTGCTGAGCGCCTGAGTGCCTACATGCTCAAGGCCGCCCGTGAAGCCAAGCTGCGCACGAGCTGGGCCGCCCCCGACGCCGATTACGAGGCGGCGCTGGACCGGCTGGTGCGTGGCCTGCTGGGCAGCGACGATTTTCTGGCCTCGCTGCGCGAGCTGCATGAACGCATCAGCCCCTACGGCGCGCAGAACGGCCTGTCGGCCACGCTGGTGCGCCTGACTGCCCCCGGGGTGCCAGATACCTACCAGGGCAGCGAGGGCTGGAACCAGAGTCTCGTGGACCCGGACAACCGCCGCCCCGTGGACTACGCCGCGCTGGCCCGCACCCTGGGCCGCTTGGAACGCGGCGGCGTGGGCGCCGACCCGGCCCGGCTGCTGGCCCGCTACGACACCGGCGACGTGAAGGTGCTCGTCACCCGCGCCGCCCTGCGCGCCCGCGCCGAGCACCCGGCGATGTTCCGGCAGGGCAGCTACGCCGCGCTGGGCGGGGGGCGCCACGTGCTGGGCTTCGTGCGCGAACATGGCCGCGCGCGGGCCATCACAGTGGCCCCCCGCCTGACCCTGAGCCTGACCCGCGAGCGCACGCCCTGGGCCCAGGGCACCGTGTGGGGCAACCGCCAGCTGACCCTGCCGGCCGGCACCTACCGCAACGCCCTGACCGGCGAGCGCCTGCGGGTGCGCGGCGACAAGACCCCGCTGGCCAAGATTCTGGAGGACTTTCCGCTGGCCCTGCTGCTGAGTGAGGGGTGACGGCGGCGGGCAGAGAGTGGGAAGGGGTGAGGGGGAAAAGCATTCTGGTGGGTGTGCCTGGGACAGCGGCAGGAAGAGCACCCCACCCTGCCGGGCCTTCAGAATCTTGAGCGAATCCGGGAAACTTTTTCGCCCTGCAGCCCGTATCCTGGGGTGTATGCAGACCTATCCCACCACGTCGGCCCGGACCACGGACCTTGTCCGCACGTTCATGGCCCGCACCTATTCCTGGATGGCGGCGGGGCTGGCCCTCACCGCCGGTGTGGCGTACCTGACCGCCCAGAATGAGGTGCTGGCCCTGCAGGTGTACAACCTGCGCTGGCCCCTGATGTTCGCCCAGCTGGCCCTGGTGTTTGTGCTGAGCCTCGCCGCGCAGCGCCTGAACAGCGCCGTGGCCGGCGCCCTGTTCATCGCCTATGCCGCCCTGACCGGCCTGACCTTCTCCGGCCTGCTGATGACTTACGACGCCAGCGCTGTGACTGCCGCCTTTGCCACCACCGCCGGCACCTTCGGCCTGATGAGCGTGGCCGGCTTCCTGATCAAGAAGGACCTCAGTGCCATGGGCCGGTTTTTCATGTTCGCCGTGCTGGGCCTGTTCGTGGCCATGATCGTGAACCTGTTCGTGGCCAGTGGCCCGCTGACCCTGATGATCTCCATCGTGGGCGTGCTGCTGTTCGCGGGT
This genomic window from Deinococcus arcticus contains:
- a CDS encoding Bax inhibitor-1/YccA family protein, producing the protein MQTYPTTSARTTDLVRTFMARTYSWMAAGLALTAGVAYLTAQNEVLALQVYNLRWPLMFAQLALVFVLSLAAQRLNSAVAGALFIAYAALTGLTFSGLLMTYDASAVTAAFATTAGTFGLMSVAGFLIKKDLSAMGRFFMFAVLGLFVAMIVNLFVASGPLTLMISIVGVLLFAGLTAYDTQMLRNLALSGVQGEMAERAAINGALALYLDFINMFLFILRLFGASRD